A genomic segment from Lignipirellula cremea encodes:
- a CDS encoding SHD1 domain-containing protein, which produces MARVVLNRHAVEAGHLPDICLCCGAPATSRNLEEFKYRPTWVLMIKFLPSNYSVWTSGYSRFPAPFCEAHKSRLWLPFKARMAMLAAIALGGFCLIMGLLLMALSQVLGVLVLLGIPLMILTVLGLNTTAFWLDLKTPRAVEIKGDVLTLEPVPENFAYAVQHIGHVMEETSGMRWAPAAVAGHALVPLIGVSVASFGCLLSGAMHFMMEGGNAAPVARGNGRVEVVQPREPKIERSGPRNPNSSTNSNNSQPSGNNQGSGHSSAQNTPAPPAEMTIPAVLSDISSGTRSKSDAAFAWLKQQEFDASQQASVNKSLVQALSDRDKASKSLDLLAKWATAAQLPAIADVAKSSQNPTHLRREALATLAAIKDPTIAPEIAPLLKDFGLSSNVKSALIALGPTAAPAVAPYFNAEDSTARNNAREILRQLENADDLILAQIVTDLAKGSNNERRNALEYLKDAPIAEAYRAQIATQLNSLLTEKDLRSQALAAIRKWGGPENTDALVALLDLEKSFEFRDIANVLAQLGDPRAAEPIATGIPKFFTRRYAIEALETLGPAAEAAVVPYLADNDRTTAREAAKLMGQIATTRSKTLLAGARRNAVSKGWKDVDEALAAALAQAQTRQPPGEIDGQPTTPLTDAEFRTWSDASGSFRIEAAFVDFSNGKASLKKPDGAIISISPTKLSDVDRTYIQETMKRRGS; this is translated from the coding sequence ATGGCCAGAGTTGTTCTCAACCGCCATGCAGTGGAGGCCGGTCATCTTCCCGATATCTGTTTATGCTGTGGAGCTCCCGCCACCAGCAGGAACCTGGAAGAGTTCAAGTACCGGCCGACCTGGGTTCTGATGATCAAGTTCCTGCCATCGAACTACAGCGTCTGGACATCGGGTTACTCCCGCTTCCCGGCCCCCTTTTGTGAAGCCCACAAAAGCCGACTGTGGCTGCCGTTCAAGGCCCGCATGGCGATGCTGGCGGCGATCGCCCTGGGCGGCTTCTGCCTGATCATGGGTTTGCTGCTAATGGCGCTTTCCCAAGTCCTGGGCGTCCTGGTGCTGCTCGGCATCCCGCTCATGATCCTGACCGTGCTCGGTTTAAACACGACCGCATTCTGGCTGGACCTCAAAACCCCTCGGGCGGTGGAAATCAAAGGCGACGTTCTGACCTTGGAGCCAGTGCCCGAGAACTTCGCCTATGCGGTCCAGCACATCGGCCATGTGATGGAAGAGACCAGCGGCATGCGTTGGGCTCCCGCCGCCGTGGCGGGCCACGCGCTCGTTCCGCTAATCGGCGTCAGCGTGGCTAGTTTCGGCTGCCTGCTGTCGGGAGCCATGCATTTTATGATGGAAGGCGGGAACGCCGCCCCAGTCGCCCGCGGCAACGGCCGAGTGGAGGTCGTCCAGCCGCGTGAACCCAAAATCGAGCGTTCCGGTCCTCGCAACCCGAATTCCTCCACCAACAGCAACAACTCCCAGCCTTCCGGCAACAATCAGGGCAGCGGCCATAGCTCCGCCCAGAATACGCCGGCGCCTCCCGCCGAAATGACGATCCCGGCGGTGCTCAGCGATATTTCTTCCGGCACACGCTCCAAGTCCGACGCCGCCTTTGCCTGGCTGAAACAGCAGGAGTTCGACGCCAGCCAGCAAGCGTCCGTCAACAAGTCGCTGGTTCAGGCATTGTCTGACCGGGACAAAGCGAGCAAGTCGTTGGACCTGCTGGCCAAATGGGCGACCGCTGCCCAGTTGCCCGCCATCGCCGACGTGGCGAAAAGCTCGCAGAACCCCACCCACCTTCGCCGTGAGGCGCTCGCCACACTCGCCGCGATCAAGGACCCTACCATTGCGCCGGAGATCGCCCCGCTGCTCAAGGATTTCGGCCTGTCGTCGAACGTAAAGTCCGCGCTGATTGCGCTCGGCCCGACGGCCGCCCCCGCGGTGGCGCCCTACTTCAATGCGGAGGACTCTACTGCGCGGAACAACGCCCGGGAAATCCTCCGCCAGCTGGAGAATGCGGACGACCTCATCCTGGCGCAAATCGTGACCGATCTCGCCAAAGGCAGCAACAACGAACGACGCAATGCGCTGGAATACCTGAAAGACGCTCCCATCGCTGAGGCTTATCGAGCACAAATCGCCACGCAACTCAACTCTTTGTTGACTGAGAAGGATTTGCGCAGCCAGGCTCTGGCGGCCATCAGGAAATGGGGGGGCCCCGAAAACACCGACGCCCTGGTCGCGCTGCTTGACCTGGAAAAAAGTTTTGAATTTCGCGACATCGCCAACGTCCTGGCTCAGCTGGGCGATCCCCGCGCCGCGGAGCCGATTGCGACCGGCATTCCGAAGTTCTTCACGCGCCGTTACGCCATCGAAGCGTTGGAGACCCTCGGCCCTGCCGCCGAAGCCGCCGTCGTGCCGTACCTGGCCGATAACGATCGCACTACGGCGCGCGAAGCCGCCAAACTCATGGGCCAAATCGCCACCACCCGCAGCAAGACGCTCCTCGCTGGAGCTCGACGGAACGCCGTCAGCAAAGGCTGGAAAGATGTCGACGAAGCACTGGCCGCCGCCCTCGCCCAGGCGCAGACTCGCCAACCGCCTGGCGAAATCGACGGACAGCCGACCACCCCTCTCACCGACGCCGAGTTCCGCACCTGGTCCGACGCCTCTGGCTCCTTCAGGATTGAAGCCGCATTCGTTGATTTCAGCAACGGGAAGGCCTCGCTGAAAAAGCCCGACGGCGCCATCATTTCTATCTCGCCGACAAAGCTCAGCGACGTGGACCGCACCTATATTCAGGAAACCATGAAGCGTCGCGGCAGCTAA
- a CDS encoding dienelactone hydrolase family protein — MTISDRLTRRNLLQQSTAVLVAAATGNLLAEETPTAHQQLQQDAAAAPLAMKFTGRTADDCRQWQQQFAARLRQCLGPYQPPDQWTTVVERVVKLEDHVRQELVLKAPGHASLPVYLLLPHQPVKTRLPGVLALHGHGPYGYDTVAGCDNRPGVAKSIESANYDYGRQLVRRGFATVVPCFQPFGRRVDRESYGSDDPCAITFVRMQLLGKVLIAENLRDSLWALELLARQERVDAEKLGCVGLSYGGRMTMLTAALDPRIRVAVVSGALNLMQERVQVRYSCGAQVIPGLLQYGDVPEIGSLIAPRPCIWEIGDQDGLIDQEWAAQGLTRIRSAYAALGAGEQLHVDRFPGKHRWSGRLAWPLLDQVLKQDA, encoded by the coding sequence ATGACGATATCTGACCGCCTGACCCGGCGGAACCTCCTGCAGCAATCAACCGCCGTCCTGGTCGCCGCCGCAACCGGCAACCTGCTGGCCGAGGAGACGCCGACCGCTCATCAGCAACTCCAGCAGGACGCCGCCGCCGCTCCCCTGGCAATGAAATTCACAGGCCGTACTGCGGACGACTGCCGCCAATGGCAGCAGCAGTTCGCCGCCCGACTGCGGCAATGCCTGGGCCCGTACCAGCCGCCCGACCAGTGGACGACCGTCGTCGAACGGGTCGTCAAGCTGGAAGACCATGTCCGCCAGGAACTCGTCCTCAAGGCTCCCGGCCATGCTTCCTTGCCCGTGTATCTGCTGTTGCCGCATCAACCGGTGAAAACCCGTCTTCCCGGCGTGCTGGCCCTGCATGGGCACGGCCCTTACGGATACGACACGGTAGCCGGTTGCGATAACCGGCCGGGCGTCGCCAAATCGATCGAATCCGCCAACTACGATTATGGCCGGCAATTGGTGCGGCGCGGCTTTGCGACCGTCGTCCCCTGTTTCCAGCCGTTTGGACGCAGAGTGGATCGCGAGAGTTACGGCTCGGACGATCCCTGTGCGATTACCTTCGTCCGCATGCAACTGCTGGGGAAAGTGCTCATCGCCGAAAACCTCCGCGACAGCCTGTGGGCGCTGGAACTGCTCGCCCGGCAGGAACGGGTCGACGCCGAAAAGCTCGGCTGTGTGGGACTATCCTACGGCGGCCGCATGACGATGCTCACCGCCGCCCTGGATCCGCGGATCCGTGTCGCCGTGGTCTCAGGCGCCCTGAACCTGATGCAGGAGCGGGTCCAGGTCCGCTATAGTTGCGGCGCCCAGGTCATTCCCGGCCTGCTGCAGTACGGGGACGTGCCCGAGATCGGTTCACTCATCGCCCCGCGTCCCTGTATCTGGGAGATCGGCGACCAGGACGGCCTGATCGACCAGGAATGGGCCGCCCAGGGCCTCACGCGGATACGCAGCGCCTACGCGGCCCTTGGCGCCGGCGAGCAGTTGCACGTCGATCGCTTTCCCGGCAAGCACCGCTGGAGCGGCCGGCTGGCCTGGCCGCTGCTGGACCAGGTTCTGAAACAGGACGCCTGA
- a CDS encoding ROK family transcriptional regulator, whose amino-acid sequence MGEPRMSLAPPEPKLLSNMNQRSVIRVLQQHGPCSRADVTRQLGVTAPTVSKAVASLLASRFVEEFECKDNAIGRPAKRLRLATQSSQVLGLVIDAEECHLTAAGLDGELRSDTACRFPTPKTYRGLLSRVVRQARRLMDQEPIKTLGLGISLPGLIDYRRQQGLLSPNVPITNGRSPAQDLSEQLGVECVLLQETHALCIAERHCGDTGSLEDFAMLDMGVGLGLGLVTGGQILTGSSGLAGEIGHIPYEPAGRLCGCGKRGCLETVASNSAVAWQVSQRLDRKLSIEEIIDRVQQGQLSLEDEWRRLLPALAFALATIINLLNPSTLFVNGRLFDLHDDLLNELRHAAQQTALQPAVTACRIVKARGNKQQGAVAGIIEHLADTLAPGVHGMLSRQS is encoded by the coding sequence ATGGGAGAGCCTCGCATGTCGCTGGCGCCGCCAGAACCGAAACTGCTGAGCAATATGAATCAGCGCTCGGTCATTCGCGTGCTGCAGCAGCACGGCCCGTGCTCACGCGCCGATGTCACCCGGCAGCTGGGCGTCACGGCCCCGACTGTTTCCAAAGCGGTCGCTTCGCTGCTGGCCAGTCGCTTTGTGGAGGAGTTCGAGTGCAAGGATAATGCGATCGGCCGGCCCGCCAAACGCCTTCGCCTGGCGACGCAGTCTTCGCAGGTGCTGGGTCTGGTGATCGACGCTGAAGAGTGCCATCTGACCGCCGCCGGGCTCGACGGCGAACTGCGCAGCGACACGGCCTGCCGCTTCCCGACGCCAAAAACGTACCGCGGCCTGCTCTCCCGCGTCGTCCGCCAGGCCCGCCGCCTGATGGACCAGGAGCCAATCAAAACGCTGGGACTGGGAATCAGTCTGCCTGGCCTGATCGACTATCGCCGGCAACAGGGACTGCTCTCGCCCAACGTGCCGATCACCAACGGCAGGTCCCCGGCGCAAGATTTAAGCGAGCAGTTGGGCGTCGAGTGCGTCCTGCTCCAGGAGACGCACGCTCTCTGCATTGCCGAACGCCACTGCGGCGACACCGGCAGCCTCGAAGACTTCGCCATGCTCGATATGGGCGTCGGTCTCGGGCTGGGCCTGGTGACGGGCGGCCAGATTCTCACCGGCAGCAGCGGGCTCGCCGGCGAGATTGGACACATCCCCTACGAACCAGCGGGACGCCTGTGCGGCTGCGGCAAACGCGGTTGCCTGGAAACGGTCGCCAGCAATTCGGCCGTCGCCTGGCAGGTCTCCCAGCGGCTGGATCGCAAATTGAGCATCGAAGAAATCATCGATAGGGTCCAGCAAGGCCAGCTGTCGCTGGAAGACGAATGGCGCCGCCTGCTGCCGGCGCTCGCTTTCGCTCTGGCGACGATCATCAACCTGCTCAATCCGTCCACCCTGTTTGTCAACGGGCGACTGTTCGACCTGCACGACGACCTGCTGAATGAACTGCGCCACGCGGCCCAGCAGACGGCCCTGCAGCCGGCCGTCACCGCCTGTCGGATTGTCAAAGCCCGTGGCAACAAGCAGCAAGGCGCCGTCGCCGGCATTATCGAACACCTCGCCGATACGCTCGCCCCGGGCGTGCATGGCATGCTTTCCAGGCAATCCTGA
- a CDS encoding PSD1 and planctomycete cytochrome C domain-containing protein — translation MRPVTVGQRRTAPDSRLSLRERTRTFAERKSTFCVCDFAQRQNRNHQVIFLAFLACLLVGCFCLLGPATAAAEEPAQPTANKATPSADFFREQVQPILTQHCNACHGPESDLKGGLYLGSRQGLLTGGETGPAVDLQKPDSSLLLEAINYRTYEMPPKKKLSDAQIAVLTQWVKQDLPYPADAESPRPQPAEPNHQTEVTEQAKQYWAFQPPSRPAVPQVENAAWPSSPLDHFILARLEQAGIPPAAPADKRSLIRRATYDLTGLPPTQAEVQAFLADDSPEAFATVIDRLLDSPHYGERWGRHWLDLVRYAETNSYERDGDKPHAWRFRDYVIQSFNDDKPYTQFLKEQLAGDEMEPKTPESIVATGYYRLGIWDDEPVSQKQAFYDDLDDIVLTTSQVFLGLTVNCARCHDHKIDPIPQADYYRFLAFFRGVKRYGERSHPSVLDASVGPIAVNAEQEQAAEQAKRLNGELQGVQRKIGDVERKLHELLTPPEKEDFRAVEVRLDLARKYIGKGLSRQLVDDYAAALKRRQEIEANRPAAIAQALVVKEGGSTPPETFILVRGNAEVEGAKAEPGFPSILSPPEPHITPPASGRSSGRRTALADWIASEQNPLTARVMANRIWQHHFGRGIVRSSNNFGHIGDRPTHPQLLDWLATELVAGDWKLKSLHKKIMLSSTYRMGVHGSAVGLERDPANNLFGRFDSRRLTAEELRDSMLSANGSLNLKMGGPSIYPLIPAEVLAGQSRPGSGWGNSSPEERARRAVYIFIKRSLVEPIMADFDFADVDSTCPVRFVTTQPTQALALLNSEFAHRQAEVFARDLEESAGDDPSRQIALCLQRVTQRKPEPHEVARGVKYLESLQQDGLSPQEALRHFCLLAYNLNEFLYLD, via the coding sequence ATGCGACCAGTAACTGTCGGACAGCGCCGGACAGCGCCGGACAGTCGTCTTTCACTCCGTGAAAGAACGCGTACTTTCGCGGAGCGAAAGTCGACTTTCTGCGTCTGCGATTTCGCACAGCGACAAAACCGAAATCACCAGGTAATTTTCCTCGCATTCCTTGCCTGCCTGCTGGTTGGCTGCTTCTGCCTGCTCGGGCCTGCGACCGCCGCCGCCGAAGAACCCGCCCAGCCCACGGCAAACAAAGCGACCCCCTCGGCCGATTTTTTCCGCGAACAGGTCCAGCCGATCCTGACGCAGCACTGCAACGCCTGTCACGGTCCCGAGTCCGACCTCAAAGGCGGCCTGTACCTGGGCAGTCGCCAGGGGTTGCTCACCGGCGGCGAAACCGGCCCGGCCGTCGATCTGCAGAAACCCGACAGCAGCCTGCTGCTGGAGGCGATCAACTATCGCACCTATGAAATGCCGCCCAAGAAAAAACTCTCCGACGCACAGATCGCCGTCCTGACCCAGTGGGTCAAGCAGGACCTGCCGTATCCCGCCGACGCGGAATCCCCGCGGCCGCAGCCCGCCGAGCCGAACCATCAAACCGAAGTCACCGAACAGGCTAAACAGTACTGGGCGTTCCAGCCGCCTTCCCGGCCCGCCGTTCCCCAGGTAGAGAACGCCGCCTGGCCGTCCAGCCCGCTGGATCACTTCATCCTGGCCCGACTGGAGCAAGCCGGCATTCCCCCGGCTGCCCCCGCCGACAAACGCAGCCTCATCCGCAGGGCGACCTACGACCTGACTGGTCTGCCGCCCACCCAGGCCGAGGTGCAAGCCTTCCTGGCCGACGACTCGCCCGAGGCCTTCGCCACGGTGATCGATCGGCTGCTCGACTCGCCCCATTACGGCGAGCGCTGGGGCCGGCATTGGCTGGATCTGGTGCGGTACGCAGAGACGAACAGCTACGAACGGGACGGCGACAAGCCGCATGCCTGGCGATTCCGAGATTACGTCATCCAGAGCTTCAACGACGACAAGCCTTATACCCAGTTCCTCAAAGAGCAGCTGGCCGGCGACGAGATGGAGCCGAAAACGCCCGAGTCGATCGTCGCCACGGGCTACTATCGCCTGGGCATCTGGGACGACGAACCGGTCAGCCAGAAACAGGCGTTCTACGACGACCTGGACGACATTGTGCTGACCACCTCGCAAGTGTTTCTCGGCCTCACCGTCAATTGCGCCCGTTGTCACGATCATAAAATCGACCCGATCCCGCAGGCGGACTACTATCGCTTCCTGGCGTTCTTCCGCGGCGTCAAACGGTATGGCGAGCGCAGCCATCCTTCCGTGCTCGACGCTTCCGTCGGTCCGATCGCCGTCAATGCCGAGCAGGAGCAGGCCGCCGAACAAGCCAAACGGCTGAACGGTGAATTACAGGGCGTCCAGCGAAAGATCGGCGATGTCGAACGGAAACTGCACGAACTGTTGACCCCGCCGGAAAAGGAAGACTTCCGGGCCGTCGAAGTCCGTCTGGATCTGGCCCGCAAGTACATCGGCAAGGGGCTGTCCCGCCAACTGGTCGACGACTACGCAGCCGCGCTGAAGCGCCGGCAGGAGATTGAAGCGAACCGTCCCGCCGCCATCGCCCAGGCGCTGGTGGTCAAAGAAGGCGGTTCCACGCCGCCGGAGACGTTCATCCTGGTCCGCGGCAACGCCGAGGTCGAAGGGGCGAAAGCCGAGCCGGGCTTCCCCAGCATCCTCTCGCCGCCTGAACCGCACATCACGCCGCCCGCTTCCGGTCGTTCCAGCGGCCGCCGCACCGCCCTGGCCGATTGGATCGCCAGCGAGCAGAACCCGCTGACCGCCCGGGTGATGGCGAACCGGATCTGGCAGCACCATTTTGGCCGCGGCATTGTCCGTTCGTCGAACAACTTCGGCCACATCGGCGACCGACCGACTCACCCGCAACTGCTTGACTGGCTGGCGACGGAACTGGTGGCGGGCGACTGGAAGCTCAAATCACTGCACAAAAAGATCATGCTCTCCAGCACCTATCGGATGGGCGTGCATGGCTCCGCCGTCGGCCTGGAACGGGACCCGGCCAACAACCTGTTCGGCCGCTTCGATTCGCGCCGGCTCACGGCCGAAGAACTGCGGGACTCCATGCTGTCGGCCAATGGCAGCCTGAACCTGAAAATGGGCGGCCCCAGCATTTACCCACTGATCCCGGCCGAAGTGCTGGCGGGCCAGTCCCGCCCCGGCAGCGGCTGGGGAAACTCCTCGCCGGAAGAACGGGCCCGACGGGCCGTGTACATTTTCATCAAGCGATCGCTGGTCGAACCGATTATGGCCGACTTTGACTTTGCCGACGTTGACTCCACCTGTCCGGTCCGTTTCGTCACGACCCAGCCGACCCAGGCGCTGGCGCTGCTCAACAGCGAGTTCGCCCATCGCCAGGCCGAAGTGTTTGCCCGGGATCTGGAAGAATCAGCCGGCGACGACCCGTCCCGCCAGATCGCCCTGTGCCTGCAGCGCGTCACCCAGCGGAAACCGGAACCGCATGAGGTTGCCCGCGGGGTGAAGTACCTGGAGTCGCTGCAGCAGGATGGCCTGTCCCCGCAGGAAGCGCTACGGCATTTCTGTCTGCTGGCGTATAATCTGAATGAGTTCCTTTACCTCGATTAA